One window of Arthrobacter oryzae genomic DNA carries:
- a CDS encoding MFS transporter, whose amino-acid sequence MTANILARIPRGWILLASIGLIALNMRGPFVAVAPVVGPMQQDLGFSPVELGLLTGIPVLCFSLAAPLASFAGRKFGAEFAIMLTLLGVLAGVIVRSAGNGGLVLFGTAIIGVAITIGNIAVPLIIRRDFSPQRQGTAMGIYTAALNIGSTVTSVVTAPLAELAGWRLSLAASGLFALAAIVFWVMAAGRQAFVPAPAGDSDPRPAGGKPASRWITVGLTAGFAGQAFSYYGVTAWLPTFLTDELGMAPSAAGAGSSLFQILAIVGGLGVPMVARFASTTTVAVTLGLMWLTVPLGLLLAPELWWLWSSVGGAAQGGGITVIFIAIIKLARDQASAGRMSAVVQGVGYAVGAAAPTLLGYVHGLSGSWTNPLLLILVSVSAFLLGTTLSVRKVPKTR is encoded by the coding sequence ATGACGGCGAACATCCTCGCCAGGATTCCGCGCGGATGGATCCTGTTGGCGAGCATCGGACTCATTGCGCTGAACATGCGCGGCCCGTTCGTGGCTGTGGCCCCGGTGGTCGGCCCGATGCAGCAGGATCTCGGATTTTCCCCGGTGGAACTGGGTCTGCTGACCGGCATTCCCGTGTTGTGCTTTTCGCTGGCAGCACCGCTTGCCTCGTTCGCCGGCCGGAAATTCGGGGCGGAATTCGCCATCATGCTCACGCTGCTGGGCGTGCTGGCCGGCGTCATCGTCCGCTCCGCCGGCAACGGCGGCCTGGTGCTGTTCGGAACCGCGATCATCGGCGTGGCCATCACTATCGGTAACATCGCCGTGCCCCTGATCATCCGCCGGGACTTCTCGCCGCAGCGCCAGGGGACGGCCATGGGCATCTACACCGCCGCCCTGAACATCGGATCCACCGTGACCTCGGTGGTCACTGCGCCGCTGGCCGAGTTGGCCGGGTGGCGTCTTTCGCTGGCCGCCAGCGGGCTCTTCGCCCTGGCCGCCATCGTATTCTGGGTGATGGCGGCAGGCCGGCAGGCCTTCGTTCCGGCCCCAGCCGGGGACTCCGACCCGCGTCCGGCAGGCGGCAAGCCGGCGTCCCGCTGGATCACGGTTGGGCTGACGGCGGGCTTTGCGGGGCAGGCTTTCTCCTACTACGGCGTCACAGCCTGGCTGCCCACCTTCCTGACCGACGAACTGGGCATGGCGCCCTCCGCCGCCGGCGCCGGATCTTCGCTGTTCCAGATCCTCGCCATTGTTGGCGGCCTCGGTGTTCCGATGGTGGCCAGGTTTGCCAGTACGACGACGGTGGCGGTCACCTTGGGCCTGATGTGGCTGACCGTTCCCCTTGGACTGCTGCTGGCCCCGGAACTGTGGTGGCTCTGGTCCTCGGTGGGCGGCGCGGCGCAGGGCGGCGGCATCACGGTCATCTTCATCGCCATCATCAAACTGGCCCGCGACCAGGCCTCAGCCGGCCGGATGTCCGCCGTTGTCCAGGGCGTGGGCTACGCGGTGGGTGCTGCGGCTCCGACGCTCCTGGGCTACGTGCACGGGCTCTCCGGGTCCTGGACCAACCCGCTGCTGCTGATCCTTGTCTCCGTTTCAGCGTTCCTCCTGGGCACGACGCTCTCCGTGCGGAAGGTGCCGAAGACCCGCTGA
- the aceB gene encoding malate synthase A: MNSFTDNFTINGITLTAQPICRQGEVLTPDALAFVAKLHRATSARRQELLQGRRDRRALIAKGQDPRFLRETESVRNDPNWRVAPPAPGLEDRRVEITGPVDKKMTINALNSGAKVWLADMEDSSTPSWRNVIQGQLNLTDALERRIDFTSPEGKDYKLRPAGELPTIVVRPRGWHLPEKHMLIDGEPIAGGIVDFGLYFFHNARRLLAQGKGPYFYLPKIENHLEARLWNDIFILAQDLLGIPQGTIRATVLIETITASFEMEEILYELRDHAAGLNAGRWDYIFSMIKNFRTRGPRFVLPDRVQVTMTAPFMRAYTEQLVRACHKRGAMAIGGMAAAVPNRKDEEANAIAFEKVRADKTREAGDGFDGSWVAHPDLVPVCREVFDGVLGDRPNQLDRLREDVTPDDRALLDIASTTGTITEQGIRNNIEVGIRYIESWLRGNGAVAIHNLMEDAATAEISRSQLWQWIYSHAITDHGEIITREWVEDLLDEEFTRLERFEGDRFADARDIFEEVTLADAFPTFLTLPAYARFLHEARDRSEEPVEDAELVAA, encoded by the coding sequence ATGAACAGCTTCACTGACAACTTCACCATCAATGGCATAACTTTGACCGCGCAGCCGATTTGCCGGCAGGGCGAGGTTCTTACTCCGGATGCTTTGGCATTTGTGGCCAAGCTGCACCGGGCCACGTCGGCTCGCCGGCAGGAGCTGCTTCAGGGCCGCCGGGACCGCCGCGCGCTGATCGCCAAGGGCCAGGACCCGCGGTTCCTCCGCGAGACCGAGTCCGTCCGCAACGATCCGAACTGGCGCGTCGCTCCCCCGGCTCCGGGCCTTGAGGACCGCCGCGTCGAAATCACCGGGCCGGTGGACAAGAAGATGACCATCAACGCGCTGAACTCCGGCGCCAAGGTGTGGCTGGCCGACATGGAAGACTCCTCCACGCCGTCGTGGCGCAACGTCATCCAGGGCCAGCTGAACCTGACGGACGCGCTGGAACGCCGGATCGACTTCACCTCTCCCGAGGGCAAGGACTACAAGCTGCGCCCCGCCGGCGAACTGCCCACCATCGTGGTCCGTCCCCGCGGCTGGCACCTCCCGGAAAAGCACATGCTCATCGACGGCGAACCGATCGCCGGCGGCATAGTGGACTTCGGCCTGTACTTCTTCCACAACGCGCGCCGCCTGCTGGCCCAGGGCAAGGGCCCGTACTTCTACCTGCCCAAGATCGAGAACCACCTCGAGGCACGCCTGTGGAACGACATCTTCATCCTGGCGCAGGACCTGCTGGGCATCCCGCAGGGCACCATCCGCGCCACCGTGCTGATCGAGACCATTACGGCCTCCTTCGAAATGGAAGAGATCCTCTACGAGCTCCGCGACCACGCGGCAGGCCTGAACGCCGGCCGCTGGGACTACATCTTCTCCATGATCAAGAACTTCCGCACCCGCGGCCCCCGCTTCGTCCTGCCGGACCGCGTGCAGGTGACCATGACGGCCCCGTTCATGCGCGCCTACACCGAGCAGCTGGTCCGGGCCTGCCACAAGCGCGGCGCCATGGCCATCGGCGGCATGGCCGCGGCCGTCCCCAACCGCAAGGACGAGGAAGCCAACGCCATCGCCTTCGAGAAGGTCCGTGCGGACAAGACCCGCGAGGCCGGCGACGGCTTTGACGGTTCCTGGGTAGCGCACCCGGATCTGGTTCCGGTGTGCCGCGAAGTGTTCGACGGCGTCCTCGGCGACCGCCCGAACCAGCTGGACCGCCTCCGCGAGGACGTCACCCCGGACGACCGCGCGCTGCTGGACATCGCCTCCACCACGGGCACCATCACCGAGCAGGGCATCCGGAACAACATCGAGGTGGGCATCCGCTACATCGAGTCCTGGCTGCGCGGCAACGGGGCCGTGGCCATCCATAACCTGATGGAGGACGCCGCCACCGCGGAGATCTCCCGCTCGCAGCTGTGGCAGTGGATCTACTCCCACGCCATCACCGACCACGGCGAAATCATCACGCGGGAGTGGGTGGAGGACCTGCTGGACGAGGAATTCACCCGGCTGGAACGCTTTGAAGGCGACCGTTTCGCCGACGCACGGGACATCTTCGAGGAAGTTACCCTGGCCGACGCGTTCCCCACGTTCCTGACCCTGCCAGCCTACGCCCGCTTCCTGCACGAGGCCCGGGACCGCTCCGAAGAGCCGGTCGAGGACGCGGAGCTCGTGGCCGCCTAG
- the aceA gene encoding isocitrate lyase has translation MTAAFEPTQEPSGQDTAEQAAALELEWAANPRWEGVTRDYKATDVVRLRGRVSEEHTLARRGSEKLWKQLTEEHKTGGYTNALGALTGNQAVQQVKAGLRAIYLSGWQVAADANNSGHTYPDQSLYPANSVPTVVRRINNALLRADQIEFSEGIQTVEDWMVPIVADAEAGFGGPLNAYELMKSMIQAGAAGVHWEDQLASEKKCGHLGGKVLIPTQQHVRTLNAARLAADVAGTPSVVIARTDAEAATLITSDVDPRDQEFVTGERTAEGFYKVRNGIEPCIARAKAYAPYSDLIWMETGTPDLELAKKFAEAVKAEFPDQMLSYNCSPSFNWRKHLDDATIAKFQRELGAMGFTFQFITLAGFHALNYSMFDLAHGYAREGMSAYVELQEKEFASESRGYTATKHQREVGTGYFDDIATALNPNASTLALVGSTEEGQFH, from the coding sequence ATGACTGCAGCATTTGAGCCCACCCAGGAGCCGTCCGGCCAGGACACAGCAGAGCAGGCCGCCGCACTGGAGCTCGAGTGGGCCGCCAACCCCCGCTGGGAAGGTGTGACCCGGGACTACAAGGCAACGGATGTCGTCCGCCTCCGCGGCCGCGTCTCCGAAGAACACACCTTGGCCCGCCGCGGTTCCGAGAAGCTCTGGAAGCAGCTCACCGAAGAGCACAAGACCGGCGGCTACACCAACGCCCTCGGCGCCCTCACCGGCAACCAGGCCGTGCAGCAGGTCAAGGCCGGCCTCCGCGCCATCTACCTCTCCGGCTGGCAGGTCGCCGCCGACGCCAACAACTCCGGCCACACCTACCCGGACCAGTCGCTCTACCCGGCCAACTCGGTCCCGACGGTGGTCCGCCGCATCAACAACGCGCTGCTCCGCGCCGACCAGATCGAATTCTCCGAAGGCATCCAGACCGTCGAGGACTGGATGGTGCCGATCGTCGCCGACGCCGAGGCCGGCTTCGGAGGCCCGCTCAACGCCTACGAACTCATGAAATCCATGATCCAGGCCGGCGCCGCAGGCGTGCACTGGGAGGACCAGCTCGCTTCGGAGAAGAAGTGCGGCCACCTCGGCGGCAAGGTGCTCATCCCCACCCAGCAGCACGTTCGCACCCTGAACGCCGCCCGCCTGGCCGCCGATGTCGCCGGCACCCCGTCTGTGGTCATCGCCCGCACCGACGCCGAGGCAGCAACCCTGATCACCTCCGACGTCGATCCCCGCGACCAGGAATTCGTCACCGGCGAGCGCACGGCGGAGGGCTTCTACAAGGTCCGCAACGGCATCGAACCCTGCATCGCCCGCGCCAAGGCCTACGCACCCTACTCCGACCTCATCTGGATGGAAACGGGCACGCCGGACCTCGAGCTTGCCAAGAAGTTCGCCGAGGCCGTCAAGGCAGAGTTCCCGGACCAGATGCTCTCCTACAACTGCTCGCCGTCGTTCAACTGGCGCAAGCACCTGGACGACGCCACCATCGCCAAGTTCCAGCGTGAACTCGGCGCCATGGGCTTCACGTTCCAGTTCATCACCCTGGCCGGCTTCCACGCCCTGAACTACTCGATGTTCGACCTCGCCCACGGCTACGCCCGTGAAGGCATGAGCGCCTACGTCGAGCTCCAGGAGAAGGAATTCGCCTCCGAGTCCCGCGGCTACACCGCGACCAAGCACCAGCGCGAAGTCGGCACCGGCTACTTCGACGACATCGCAACTGCGCTCAACCCGAACGCATCCACCCTCGCTCTCGTGGGATCCACCGAAGAGGGCCAGTTCCACTAA
- a CDS encoding helix-turn-helix domain-containing protein, translating to MSPTSWNRKVATPPSSPATPELDVISLGRRVRHLRKAAGMTLDDLSAAVGTAPSQLSLIENGKREPKLGLLQQLAAALNVSIDQLLGAEPPNRRAALEIELERYQRSPLYESLNLPKIRISSRLPMDVLESMVGLQHELERRLNEQAATPEEARRANGALRAMMRERNNFFPEYEAEAQKVLASVGHTSGPLSHHVIADIAGHLGFSLHHVGDLPHSTRSVTDLKNRRIYLTQNQRTDHDPRSVLLQALGHYVLGHQTPSNYGDFLMQRVATNYFAAALMLPEQATVEFLQKAKQAKEIAVEDIRDAFAVSYETAAHRFTNLATQHLDIRTHFQKTHKSGIIYKAYENDGVTFPQDHTGAIEGQPSCKNWTSRVVFDVPDKFSAYSQYTDTPSGTYWCTARTERSATGEFSLSVGVPYAQVKWFRGRETTERSKSTCPDENCCRRPPASLTSEWAGNAWPSARAHSHLLAAMPPGAFPGVDETEVYSFLQAHSGS from the coding sequence ATGTCGCCTACGAGCTGGAACCGCAAAGTCGCAACCCCGCCGTCGTCCCCTGCCACCCCTGAACTGGACGTCATCAGCCTCGGCCGGCGCGTCCGCCACCTGCGCAAGGCGGCGGGCATGACCCTCGATGACCTGAGCGCCGCCGTCGGCACCGCGCCGAGCCAACTGAGCCTGATCGAGAACGGGAAACGGGAACCCAAGCTGGGACTGCTGCAGCAGCTGGCGGCCGCCCTGAACGTCAGCATTGACCAGCTGCTCGGGGCGGAGCCGCCGAACCGCCGCGCTGCCTTGGAGATCGAGCTGGAACGCTACCAGCGGAGTCCCCTCTACGAGTCCCTGAACCTGCCGAAAATCCGCATCAGCTCGCGGCTTCCGATGGATGTGCTGGAGTCCATGGTGGGCCTGCAGCACGAGCTCGAACGCAGGCTCAACGAGCAGGCGGCCACCCCGGAAGAGGCCCGCCGCGCCAACGGTGCGCTGCGTGCCATGATGCGGGAACGGAACAACTTTTTTCCGGAGTACGAGGCGGAAGCGCAGAAGGTGCTGGCCTCGGTGGGTCACACCAGCGGTCCGCTGTCCCACCACGTGATCGCGGACATCGCCGGGCACCTCGGTTTCAGCCTCCACCACGTGGGTGATCTGCCGCATTCGACCCGTTCCGTGACGGATCTTAAGAACCGCAGAATTTACCTGACGCAGAACCAGCGCACCGATCACGACCCCCGTTCCGTGCTGCTGCAGGCGCTGGGACACTACGTATTGGGCCACCAGACGCCGTCGAACTACGGGGACTTCCTGATGCAGCGCGTGGCCACGAACTACTTCGCCGCCGCACTGATGCTGCCCGAGCAGGCCACCGTGGAGTTCCTGCAGAAAGCCAAGCAGGCCAAGGAAATTGCCGTCGAGGACATCCGGGACGCGTTCGCGGTGTCCTACGAGACCGCGGCGCACCGGTTCACGAACCTCGCCACGCAGCACCTGGACATCCGCACGCACTTCCAGAAGACCCACAAGAGCGGCATCATCTACAAGGCCTACGAGAACGACGGCGTGACGTTCCCGCAGGATCACACCGGCGCCATTGAGGGCCAGCCGTCATGCAAGAACTGGACGTCACGTGTGGTGTTCGACGTGCCGGACAAGTTCAGTGCATACAGCCAGTACACGGACACTCCGTCCGGGACGTACTGGTGCACCGCGCGGACCGAACGCTCCGCCACCGGCGAATTTTCCCTCTCCGTTGGCGTTCCCTATGCCCAGGTGAAGTGGTTCCGCGGGCGGGAAACCACGGAGCGGTCCAAGTCCACCTGCCCGGACGAGAACTGCTGCCGCCGTCCGCCGGCATCGCTGACCTCGGAGTGGGCGGGCAACGCCTGGCCGTCCGCCCGGGCCCATTCGCACCTGCTCGCGGCCATGCCGCCTGGCGCGTTCCCCGGTGTGGACGAGACCGAGGTGTACAGCTTCCTGCAGGCACATTCGGGGAGCTGA
- a CDS encoding TAXI family TRAP transporter solute-binding subunit: MTVTDLTGDFPPRRAALKAGLAAGLAGLAGLTIPALNACTAEDNPGTVTVAGGEPGGFYLEFATLLAQSLRRHGVAGNATALTTGGSLDNLEQLLTGQATFAVALADAAAQTSEAHSTSDVRITAIGRVYENYVHCVVRKASGIRNLTELAGRTVAVGEPGSGTSLTTPRLIEAAGLVSVAESETPAAGVAAPGKTVAVLNLGLNAGLAALRDGSVDALFWSGGVPTAAIAATHGDVGLGFLDLSPLLPALRTTYGSFYDRVLIPEGAYEGIPAIWTVGVANLLLCRSDLDDRTVTKTVELLVDHAEELIPRSSLGVQFLSPESLINTAGLPLHPAAADAYRELHG, translated from the coding sequence ATGACCGTGACTGACCTGACCGGAGACTTCCCGCCGCGGAGAGCCGCCCTCAAGGCCGGCCTGGCCGCAGGGCTGGCGGGGCTGGCCGGGCTGACGATCCCGGCCCTGAACGCCTGCACTGCTGAGGACAATCCAGGCACCGTAACTGTCGCCGGGGGTGAGCCGGGAGGCTTCTACCTTGAATTCGCCACGCTGCTGGCCCAGTCCCTCCGGCGGCACGGGGTGGCCGGCAATGCGACAGCGCTGACTACCGGGGGAAGTCTGGACAACTTGGAGCAGCTGCTGACCGGGCAGGCCACGTTCGCCGTCGCGCTGGCCGATGCCGCAGCTCAAACCAGCGAGGCGCACAGCACGTCAGACGTTCGAATCACAGCCATCGGAAGGGTGTACGAAAACTACGTCCATTGCGTGGTCCGGAAGGCCAGCGGTATCCGCAACCTCACGGAACTGGCAGGCAGAACCGTGGCTGTCGGTGAGCCCGGTTCAGGGACGTCACTCACCACTCCGCGCCTGATTGAGGCTGCCGGACTGGTTTCGGTTGCCGAGAGCGAAACCCCCGCCGCCGGCGTCGCCGCCCCCGGGAAGACCGTCGCCGTCCTGAACCTCGGGCTCAATGCAGGGCTGGCCGCGCTGCGGGACGGGTCCGTGGATGCGCTGTTCTGGTCCGGTGGTGTGCCGACAGCCGCCATTGCCGCCACCCACGGGGACGTCGGGCTCGGGTTCCTGGACCTCTCCCCGCTGCTGCCGGCGCTGCGGACCACGTACGGCAGCTTCTACGACCGCGTGCTGATCCCTGAAGGCGCCTACGAGGGCATTCCGGCCATCTGGACCGTTGGGGTGGCGAACCTGCTCCTGTGCCGGAGCGACTTGGATGACCGCACTGTGACAAAGACCGTCGAACTGCTGGTGGACCATGCAGAGGAACTGATCCCCCGTTCCAGCCTGGGAGTCCAGTTCCTGAGCCCGGAATCGCTGATCAACACGGCCGGCCTGCCGCTCCACCCGGCGGCAGCCGACGCCTACCGGGAGCTGCACGGCTAA
- a CDS encoding HAMP domain-containing sensor histidine kinase, translating into MKLRVLGILSVLSVLIVIFASTAILTSASRELTQELQINRAAALNRLAQVAFDAATDGESTQLQTEMDRYSELYGEGVLIRLQQGTLRSGGLSEDRADVRDAVARAKLNLSDTTLSPIQPFGTGSEVISRSFGSASQVLGEAVLEVNLDAARQKLRERWLLVGVAAAALAAVLLLGAARVTRWVLRPVHRLNSAVTELEATGRAGRLPEDGPPELRELSRSFTRMARTVSDSIDSQRQLIADTSHQLRNPVGALRLRIDLLQLELQTAREHQAAAGVVAELERVEEILDGVLRLAAAEHRAFEDSAGGPPGTASPGLPAVIDPYPVLQEETERAGPAARRSGSSILLEDPPDPSAHIACNAAELAQMAGELINNAIKYAAGSRISVAVRVRTDAVAVEVSDGGPGFSAEERAAATNRFWRSPQHRDIRGNGLGMTIVDKLAGANGGRLLLAEASPHGLIASIEFPHAAASLGPEAAS; encoded by the coding sequence GTGAAGCTGCGCGTTCTCGGAATCCTGAGTGTGCTGTCCGTCCTCATCGTTATCTTCGCCTCCACGGCCATCCTGACCTCGGCCAGCAGGGAGCTCACCCAGGAGCTCCAGATCAACCGGGCGGCTGCCCTCAACAGGCTCGCGCAGGTGGCCTTCGATGCCGCAACCGACGGTGAATCCACCCAGCTGCAGACGGAGATGGACAGATACTCGGAGCTGTACGGCGAGGGGGTGCTGATCCGCCTCCAGCAAGGAACCCTGCGCTCGGGCGGCCTGAGCGAGGACCGGGCGGACGTCCGGGACGCTGTTGCCCGGGCAAAGCTCAACCTCAGCGACACCACACTCAGTCCGATCCAGCCGTTCGGAACCGGGTCCGAGGTGATTTCACGGTCATTCGGCAGTGCCAGCCAGGTTCTTGGCGAGGCGGTCCTTGAGGTCAACCTGGACGCGGCCCGGCAGAAGCTGCGTGAACGGTGGCTCCTCGTCGGAGTAGCCGCGGCCGCCCTCGCTGCCGTGCTTCTCCTGGGTGCAGCCCGCGTGACCCGCTGGGTGCTGCGTCCTGTGCACCGCCTGAATTCGGCCGTGACGGAGCTTGAAGCAACAGGCCGGGCCGGCCGGCTTCCGGAGGACGGGCCACCGGAGCTGCGCGAGCTGAGCCGTTCCTTCACCAGAATGGCCCGGACGGTCAGCGACAGTATCGACTCCCAGCGCCAGCTGATTGCCGACACGTCGCATCAGCTGCGGAACCCCGTGGGCGCCCTGCGCTTGAGGATCGACCTACTGCAGCTTGAACTGCAAACAGCCCGCGAACACCAGGCGGCGGCAGGAGTGGTGGCAGAACTGGAACGCGTGGAGGAGATCCTGGACGGGGTGCTGAGGCTGGCCGCGGCCGAGCACCGGGCCTTCGAAGACTCTGCCGGAGGCCCGCCGGGGACAGCTTCACCGGGGCTGCCCGCAGTCATTGATCCCTACCCTGTCCTGCAGGAAGAAACCGAACGGGCGGGACCTGCGGCCCGGCGCAGCGGCTCTTCCATCCTGCTGGAGGATCCGCCGGACCCTTCGGCTCACATCGCCTGCAACGCCGCCGAGCTGGCCCAGATGGCGGGGGAACTGATCAACAACGCCATCAAGTACGCCGCCGGTTCCCGGATATCGGTGGCAGTCCGCGTACGCACGGACGCGGTTGCCGTTGAAGTGTCCGACGGCGGCCCCGGGTTTTCCGCCGAAGAGCGGGCTGCTGCCACCAACCGGTTTTGGCGGTCCCCGCAGCACCGGGACATCCGCGGCAACGGCCTTGGCATGACCATCGTGGACAAACTGGCCGGGGCCAACGGGGGCCGCCTGCTGTTGGCGGAAGCGTCCCCGCACGGCCTGATAGCGAGCATCGAGTTCCCGCACGCCGCGGCTTCCCTGGGGCCGGAGGCCGCTTCATGA
- a CDS encoding response regulator transcription factor gives MDVLIVEDDDAMASALDAAVVSAGHKASRVARGADALLEHRRFEVILLDLGLPDMDGLEVLRKLRQVTAVPILILTARDDERSVVLGLRSGADDYLVKPVKLVELLARIEAVARRAVRARDSRQRSIVLGELEVDLERRVAAVGPRVLSLTATEFDLLALLARHAGSVVTREQILDALWGDAFVASSRSLDVHLTGLRAKLQLPGFIINVRGVGYRVEADSA, from the coding sequence ATGGATGTGCTCATCGTCGAGGACGACGACGCCATGGCGTCCGCCCTTGACGCGGCGGTGGTTTCCGCCGGACACAAGGCCTCCCGGGTTGCCCGCGGGGCTGACGCGCTCCTGGAGCACCGGCGATTTGAGGTCATCCTCCTGGACCTGGGCCTGCCGGACATGGACGGCCTCGAGGTGCTCCGCAAGCTCCGCCAGGTCACGGCGGTCCCGATCCTCATACTCACTGCAAGGGACGATGAACGCAGCGTGGTCCTTGGCCTGCGGTCGGGAGCCGATGACTACCTCGTCAAGCCGGTGAAACTGGTTGAGCTGCTGGCCCGCATCGAAGCCGTGGCACGCCGTGCAGTCCGTGCAAGGGACAGCCGGCAGCGCAGCATCGTCCTCGGGGAACTCGAGGTGGACCTTGAACGGCGTGTGGCCGCCGTCGGCCCCAGGGTCCTGTCCTTGACGGCCACGGAGTTCGACCTGCTCGCTCTTTTGGCCAGGCATGCAGGGTCCGTGGTCACCCGGGAACAAATCCTGGACGCGCTCTGGGGGGATGCCTTCGTGGCGTCCTCACGGTCCCTTGACGTGCACCTGACGGGCCTCCGTGCGAAGCTCCAGCTGCCCGGCTTCATCATCAACGTGCGTGGTGTGGGTTATCGGGTCGAGGCGGATTCTGCGTGA
- a CDS encoding MFS transporter has translation MSTQQAEIQSEAAQTRRAVSNILKGSAGNLVEWYDLYVYTVFAAYFQSHFFNSKDELQAGLEAMAVFSTSFLMRPIGAWFFGRYADRKGRKAALTLSVTLMSAGSFAIAILPTTQQVGVWALVLLILIRLVQGFSVGGEYGTSATYMSEAATSKRRGFFSSFQYVTLIGGQMMALLVLVILQNAMPKGDLTEWGWRIPFAIGGVAALVVLWLRRSMEETVSEEQVEAAKIPAAAGVAQPGTMKLLFTQYWKPLLICIGVTLGGTVAFYTYTNFILKFMNDTSGIAKTDTSVINFWALFIFMLLQPVYGLISDKVGRKPLLLWFGITGVLFTWPLLSTLSNTKDPFTAFLLMMGGLFIVGGYTSINALVKAELFPASIRALGVGLGYAIANSLFGGTVPLIGAAFQKAERVDLFFTYVTVAIAISLVVYVFALKNKKATHLDREQGDAWTKPAKDDDKDKDLINV, from the coding sequence ATGAGCACCCAGCAAGCAGAAATCCAGAGCGAGGCAGCCCAGACCCGCCGTGCCGTGAGCAACATCCTCAAAGGCTCGGCCGGCAACCTGGTGGAGTGGTACGACCTCTACGTCTACACAGTCTTTGCCGCCTACTTCCAGTCCCACTTCTTCAACTCCAAGGACGAGCTGCAGGCCGGCCTTGAGGCGATGGCCGTCTTCTCGACGTCGTTCCTGATGCGCCCCATCGGCGCCTGGTTCTTCGGCCGCTATGCCGACCGCAAGGGCCGCAAGGCGGCGTTGACGCTCAGCGTGACGCTGATGTCCGCGGGATCCTTCGCCATCGCGATCCTGCCCACCACCCAGCAGGTCGGCGTCTGGGCCCTGGTGCTGCTGATCCTCATCCGCCTGGTCCAGGGCTTCTCGGTGGGCGGCGAATACGGGACCAGCGCCACGTACATGTCCGAGGCCGCCACGTCCAAGCGCCGCGGCTTCTTCTCCAGCTTCCAGTACGTCACCCTGATCGGCGGCCAGATGATGGCACTCCTGGTCCTCGTCATCCTGCAGAACGCCATGCCCAAGGGCGACCTCACCGAGTGGGGCTGGCGTATTCCGTTCGCCATTGGCGGCGTGGCTGCGCTGGTGGTCCTGTGGCTGCGGCGCTCGATGGAGGAAACCGTCTCTGAGGAGCAGGTGGAGGCCGCCAAGATCCCGGCAGCCGCGGGCGTGGCACAGCCGGGCACCATGAAACTGCTGTTCACGCAGTACTGGAAGCCCCTCTTGATCTGCATCGGCGTCACCCTCGGCGGCACGGTGGCGTTCTACACGTACACCAACTTCATCCTGAAGTTCATGAACGATACGTCCGGCATCGCCAAGACCGACACCTCGGTGATCAACTTCTGGGCCCTCTTCATCTTTATGCTGCTGCAGCCCGTCTACGGCCTGATCTCGGACAAGGTGGGCCGCAAGCCGCTGCTGCTGTGGTTCGGTATTACCGGTGTCCTCTTCACCTGGCCTCTGCTGTCAACCCTCTCCAACACCAAGGATCCCTTTACGGCGTTCCTGCTCATGATGGGCGGCCTCTTCATCGTTGGCGGCTACACGTCCATCAACGCCCTGGTGAAGGCGGAACTGTTCCCGGCGTCCATCCGCGCACTTGGGGTCGGCCTCGGCTACGCGATCGCCAACTCGCTCTTCGGCGGTACAGTTCCCCTGATCGGCGCCGCGTTCCAGAAGGCCGAGCGGGTGGACCTGTTCTTCACGTACGTCACCGTCGCCATCGCCATCTCGCTGGTGGTCTACGTCTTCGCCCTCAAGAACAAGAAGGCCACCCACCTGGACCGCGAACAGGGCGACGCCTGGACGAAGCCCGCCAAGGACGACGACAAGGACAAGGACCTCATCAACGTCTGA